A genomic segment from Ornithorhynchus anatinus isolate Pmale09 chromosome 16, mOrnAna1.pri.v4, whole genome shotgun sequence encodes:
- the RCSD1 gene encoding capZ-interacting protein has translation MNAGVDSSASLSVAQLAGRFREQAAAASVKETDEKKTTLLPPPVSSQSGDRPKWRGETVSQRLPPPKVKVKALPMIEKLQANLAFAPTALLPGASPKSPGLKAIVSPFSSPPSTPSSPGGRSRAGEAEEVPVSFDQPPEGSHLPSYNKVRTRGSIKRRPPSRRFRKSQSDLGDLGDLGVVKPSQENGAKEESEEVSAAKDKAQGSPTPGDDGVTDGEPTGTKGSGGEPLSRRRSGRAEDREEKASAPPGPLPAGQDNKGKEEEERQPKKAQRDQAAEEGDGSRQASTLEREKPSSSRGDGEAEEARSPSGERERSPRPDGLGDEEGVPEGRPLAGEEEGKSQGNRSGAEEVDGEKEPEGEKEAEAEHGGPEGPGNQGAKPKRNAQSGPDPSDPATGSDCAEGPEEERSDPSHRSTEGDSTVKEAQM, from the exons ATGAACGCCGGGGTGGACAGTTCGGCCTCGCTGTCCGTGGCTCAGCTGGCCGGAAGGTTCAGGGAGCAAGCGGCGGCCGCCTCCGTCAAGGAG ACCGACGAGAAGaaaaccaccttgctccctccccctGTTTCCTCCCAAAGTGGAGATCGGCCAAAATGGCGAGGAG AAACCGTCAGCCAACGCCTGCCACCCCCAAAGGTCAAGGTGAAAGCTCTCCCTATGATTGAAAAGCTGCAG GCCAATCTAGCCTTTGCTCCCACAGCTCTCCTGCCAGGAGCCTCCCCCAAGAGCCCTGGGCTGAAGGCCATCGTGTCCCCGTTTAGCAGCCCCCCGTCGACTCCCAGCAGCCCGGGCGGGCGGTCTCGAGCCGGCGAGGCAGAAGAGGTGCCCGTCAGCTTCGACCAACCCCCCGAGGGCAGCCACCTCCCGTCTTACAACAAG GTGCGGACGCGGGGGTCCATCAAGCGGCGGCCCCCCTCCCGGAGGTTCCGGAAGTCCCAGTCCGACCTGGGGGACCTTGGCGATCTGGGGGTGGTCAAGCCCTCTCAGGAGAACGGAGCCAAGGAGGAGAGCGAAGAGGTGTCCGCCGCCAAGGATAAAGCCCAAGGGTCGCCCACGCCCGGAGACGACGGGGTGACGGACGGAGAGCCGACGGGGACGAAGGGGTCGGGCGGAGAACCGCTCTCGAGGAGGCGGTCCGGCAGGGCAGAGGACCGGGAGGAGAAGGCCTCGGCCCCGCCGGGGCCACTGCCCGCCGGCCAGGATaacaagggaaaggaggaggaggagcggcagcCGAAGAAGGCACAGCGCGACCAAGCCGCGGAGGAAGGAGACGGTTCCCGCCAGGCCTCCACGTTGGAGCGGGAGAAGCCGTCGAGCTCtagaggggacggggaggcggaggaggcccgGAGCCCCTCCGGAGAGAGAGAGCGGAGCCCCAGGCCCGACGGCCTAGGGGACGAGGAGGGGGTGCCGGAGGGGAGACCCCTggccggggaggaagagggaaagagtcagGGAAACCGCTCGGGGGCTGAGGAGGTGGACGGGGAGAAAGAGccggaaggagagaaagaggccgAGGCAGAGCATGGGGGCCCGGAGGGACCCGGCAACCAAGGAGCCAAGCCGAAGCGAAACGCTCAGTCCGGACCTGACCCTTCCGACCCGGCAACAGGTTCGGATTGCGCcgaggggccggaggaggagagatCGGATCCGAGCCACCGCAGTACAGAG GGTGACTCCACAGTGAAGGAGGCTCAGATGTGA